In Miscanthus floridulus cultivar M001 chromosome 5, ASM1932011v1, whole genome shotgun sequence, one genomic interval encodes:
- the LOC136450877 gene encoding LOW QUALITY PROTEIN: beta-galactosidase 3-like (The sequence of the model RefSeq protein was modified relative to this genomic sequence to represent the inferred CDS: deleted 1 base in 1 codon), protein MAAAAASFPALPFLLLLLLVPSLDAASNVTYDHRSLIISGRRRLVISTSIHYPRSVPEMWPKLVAEAKDGGADCVETYVFWNGHEIAPGQYYFEDRFDLVRFVKVVRDAGLLLILRIGPFVAAEWNFGGVPVWLHYVPGTVFRTNNEPFKSHMKSFTTYIVNMMKKEQLFASQGGNIILAQIENEYGDYYEQAYAPGGKPYAMWAASMALAQNTGVPWIMCQESDAPDPVINSCNGFYCDGFQPNSPTKPKLWTENWPGWFQTFGESNPHRPPEDVAFAVARFFEKGGSVQNYYVYHGGTNFGRTTGGPFITTSYDYDAPIDEYGLRRFPKWAHLRDLHKSIRLCEHTLLYGNTTFLSLGPKQEADIYSDQSGGCVAFLANIDSANDKVVTFRNRQYDLPAWSVSILPDCRNVVFNTAKVQSQTSMVAMVPESLQASKPERWSIFRERTEIWGKNDFVRNGFVDHINTTKDSTDYLWYTTSFSVDESYSSKGSHVVLNIDSKGHGVHAFLNNELIGSAYGNGSQSSFSVKLPINLRTGKNELALLSMTVGLQNAGFSYEWIGAGFTNVNISGVKNGTIDLSSNNWAYKIGLEGEHYGLFKPDQRSNQRWIPQSEPPKNQPLTWYKLNVDVPKGDDPVGIDMQSMGKGLVWLNGNTIGRYWPRTSSIDDRCTPSCNYRGEFNPNKCRTGCGQPTQRWYHIPRSWFHPSGNILVVFEEKGGDPTRITFSRRAVISVCSFVSEHFPSIDLESWDESATNEGTSPAKAQLSCPEGKNISSVKFASLGTPSGTCRSYQKGSCHHPNSLSVVEKACLNTNSCTVSLSDESFGKDLCPGVTKTLAIEADCS, encoded by the exons atggccgccgccgcggcctcctTCCCGGCCCTTCCGTTCCTTCTACTGTTGCTGCTGGTGCCGTCGCTCGACGCCGCCTCCAATGTGACGTACGACCACCGCTCCCTCATCAtctccggccgccgccgcctcgtcaTCTCCACCTCCATCCACTACCCCCGCAGCGTCCCCGAG ATGTGGCCCAAGCTGGTGGCTGAAGCCAAGGACGGCGGCGCCGACTGCGTC GAGACCTACGTCTTCTGGAACGGCCATGAGATCGCCCCAGGCCAG TACTACTTCGAGGACCGGTTCGACCTGGTGCGGTTCGTGAAGGTCGTTAGAGACGCTGGGCTGCTCTTGATCCTGCGCATCGGGCCCTTTGTCGCCGCCGAGTGGAATTTTGG AGGCGTGCCGGTGTGGTTGCACTACGTGCCAGGAACGGTTTTCAGGACAAACAATGAGCCATTCAAG AGCCATATGAAGAGTTTCACGACATACATTGTGAATATGATGAAGAAAGAGCAGCTCTTCGCTTCTCAGGGAGGGAACATTATCCTAGCTCAG ATAGAGAATGAGTATGGAGATTATTATGAACAAGCATATGCACCTGGCGGCAAGCCATACGCGATGTGGGCAGCTAGTATGGCTCTTGCTCAAAACACTGGTGTCCCTTGGATTATGTGCCAGGAGTCTGATGCTCCTGATCCTGTG ATAAACTCTTGTAATGGTTTCTACTGCGATGGATTCCAGCCAAATTCACCAACCAAGCCAAAACTTTGGACTGAGAATTGGCCAGGCTG GTTCCAGACTTTTGGTGAAAGTAATCCCCACAGACCACCTGAAGATGTTGCATTCGCTGTTGCCCGTTTTTTCGAGAAAGGTGGCAGCGTTCAGAATTACTATGTG TATCATGGTGGCACAAATTTTGGTCGCACTACTGGGGGGCCATTCATTACAACTAGCTATGACTATGATGCACCAATTGATGAATATG GCCTCAGGAGATTTCCAAAGTGGGCACATCTGAGGGATCTTCACAAATCTATAAGATTGTGTGAGCACACCCTACTTTATGGAAACACAACGTTTCTTTCCTTGGGGCCTAAACAAGAG GCTGATATTTACAGTGACCAGTCTGGAGGATGTGTTGCATTCCTGGCAAACATTGATTCAGCCAATGACAAAGTTGTCACTTTCCGTAACAGGCAATATGATCTTCCTGCTTGGTCAGTTAGTATTCTTCCTGACTGCAGGAATGTGGTGTTCAACACTGCAAAG GTGCAATCTCAAACTTCGATGGTGGCCATGGTTCCAGAAAGTTTGCAAGCATCAAAACCTGAGCGATGGAGCATTTTCAGGGAGAGAACTGAGATTTGGGGTAAAAATGACTTTGTCCGAAATGGATTTGTGGACCATATTAATACAACAAAGGACTCCACTGACTACCTATGGTACACAACAAG TTTTAGTGTGGATGAAAGTTACTCCTCGAAAGGGAGCCATGTTGTCCTCAATATCGACTCCAAAGGCCATGGTGTCCATGCTTTCCTGAATAATGAGCTTATAG GTAGTGCATATGGTAATGGCTCACAATCAAGTTTCAGTGTGAAATTGCCTATCAACTTGAGGACTGGGAAGAATGAACTTGCCCTTCTAAGTATGACTGTTGGTTTACAA AATGCAGGATTCTCTTATGAATGGATAGGAGCGGGCTTCACAAATGTGAACATCTCTGGTGTGAAAAATGGAACCATAGACTTATCTTCAAATAATTGGGCATACAAG ATTGGACTGGAAGGGGAACATTATGGTTTATTCAAGCCCGATCAGAGAAGTAACCAACGGTGGATACCACAATCTGAGCCACCGAAAAACCAACCTTTGACATGGTACAAG TTAAATGTTGATGTTCCAAAAGGAGATGACCCAGTTGGGATAGACATGCAGTCTATGGGGAAAGGCTTGGTTTGGTTGAACGGAAATACCATCGGGAGGTATTGGCCCAGGACTAGTTCTATTGATGATAGGTGCACTCCCAGTTGTAACTACAGGGGAGAATTTAATCCAAACAAGTGCAGGACAGGTTGTGGACAACCAACTCAGAGATG GTACCATATCCCACGGTCATGGTTTCATCCCTCAGGGAACATCCTTGTGGTCTTTGAGGAAAAGGGTGGGGATCCCACGAGGATCACATTCTCAAGAAGAGCTGTGATAAGCGTGTGCTCCTTTGTGTCAGAGCACTTTCCTTCCATAGACTTGGAGTCCTGGGATGAAAGTGCCACAAACGAAGGCACATCCCCAGCCAAAGCACAGCTTTCTTGCCCCGAGGGTAAAAATATATCTTCCGTAAAGTTTGCGAGCTTGGGAACCCCTAGTGGAACTTGTAGATCATACCAAAAGGGGAGCTGCCACCACCCGAACTCCTTATCTGTTGTTGAGAAG GCCTGTCTGAACACCAATAGCTGTACAGTCTCCCTGTCAGACGAGAGCTTCGGGAAGGATTTATGCCCTGGAGTCACCAAAACACTCGCCATCGAAGCGGACTGTTCTTAG